In the genome of Piliocolobus tephrosceles isolate RC106 chromosome 20, ASM277652v3, whole genome shotgun sequence, one region contains:
- the STX16 gene encoding syntaxin-16 isoform X3, whose translation MATRRLTDAFLLLRNNSIQNRQLLAEQELDELADDRMALVSGISLDPEAAIGVTKRSPPKWVDGVDEIQYDVGRIKQKMKELASLHDKHLNRPTLDDSSEEEHAIEITTQEITQLFHRCQRAVQALPSRARACSEQEGRLLGNVVASLAQALQELSTSFRHAQSGYLKRMKNREERSQHFFDTSVPLMEDGDDHTLYHRGFTDDQLVLVEQNTLMVEEREREIRQIVQSISDLNEIFRDLGAMIVEQGTVLDRIDYNVEQSCIKTEDGLKQLHKAEQYQKKNRKMLVILILFVIIIVLIVVLVGVKSR comes from the exons GAGCTGGACGAG CTTGCTGATGACCGTATGGCACTTGTGTCAGGCATCAGCTTAGATCCAGAAGCAGCAATTGGTGTGACAAAACGGTCACCTCCTAAATGGGTGGATGGAGTGGATGAA attcagtatgatgttggccgGATTAAGCAGAAGATGAAAGAATTGGCCAGCCTTCATGACAAGCATTTGAACAGACCCACCCTGGATGACAGCAGTGAAGAGGAACATGCCATTGAGATAACCACCCAAGAGATCACTCAG CTCTTCCACAGGTGCCAGCGTGCCGTGCAGGCCCTGCCGAGCCGGGCCCGGGCCTGCTCCGAGCAGGAGGGGCGGCTGCTTGGGAACGTGGTGGCCTCGCTGGCGCAGGCCCTGCAGGAACTCTCCACCAGCTTCCGGCACGCACAGTCGGGCTACCTCAAAC GCATGAAGAATCGAGAGGAAAGATCCCAGCATTTTTTCGACACATCAGTACCACTAATGGAGGATGGGGATGATCATACTCTTTACCATCGG GGTTTTACAGATGACCAGTTAGTTCTGGTGGAGCAGAACACACTGATGGTGGAAGAGCGGGAACGAGAGATTCGCCAAATTGTACAATCCATTTCTGACCTGAATGAAATATTCAGGGACTTAGGAGCGATGATTGTAGAACAG GGTACGGTCCTTGATAGAATTGACTATAACGTTGAACAGTCCTGTATCAAAACCGAAGATGGCTTGAAAcagcttcacaag GCAGAACAGTATCAAAAGAAGAATCGGAAGATGCTTgtgattttaatattatttgtcaTCATCATTGTGCTCATTGTTGTCCTCGTTGGCGTGAAGTCTCGATAA
- the STX16 gene encoding syntaxin-16 isoform X4, producing MATRRLTDAFLLLRNNSIQNRQLLAEQLADDRMALVSGISLDPEAAIGVTKRSPPKWVDGVDEIQYDVGRIKQKMKELASLHDKHLNRPTLDDSSEEEHAIEITTQEITQLFHRCQRAVQALPSRARACSEQEGRLLGNVVASLAQALQELSTSFRHAQSGYLKRMKNREERSQHFFDTSVPLMEDGDDHTLYHRGFTDDQLVLVEQNTLMVEEREREIRQIVQSISDLNEIFRDLGAMIVEQGTVLDRIDYNVEQSCIKTEDGLKQLHKAEQYQKKNRKMLVILILFVIIIVLIVVLVGVKSR from the exons CTTGCTGATGACCGTATGGCACTTGTGTCAGGCATCAGCTTAGATCCAGAAGCAGCAATTGGTGTGACAAAACGGTCACCTCCTAAATGGGTGGATGGAGTGGATGAA attcagtatgatgttggccgGATTAAGCAGAAGATGAAAGAATTGGCCAGCCTTCATGACAAGCATTTGAACAGACCCACCCTGGATGACAGCAGTGAAGAGGAACATGCCATTGAGATAACCACCCAAGAGATCACTCAG CTCTTCCACAGGTGCCAGCGTGCCGTGCAGGCCCTGCCGAGCCGGGCCCGGGCCTGCTCCGAGCAGGAGGGGCGGCTGCTTGGGAACGTGGTGGCCTCGCTGGCGCAGGCCCTGCAGGAACTCTCCACCAGCTTCCGGCACGCACAGTCGGGCTACCTCAAAC GCATGAAGAATCGAGAGGAAAGATCCCAGCATTTTTTCGACACATCAGTACCACTAATGGAGGATGGGGATGATCATACTCTTTACCATCGG GGTTTTACAGATGACCAGTTAGTTCTGGTGGAGCAGAACACACTGATGGTGGAAGAGCGGGAACGAGAGATTCGCCAAATTGTACAATCCATTTCTGACCTGAATGAAATATTCAGGGACTTAGGAGCGATGATTGTAGAACAG GGTACGGTCCTTGATAGAATTGACTATAACGTTGAACAGTCCTGTATCAAAACCGAAGATGGCTTGAAAcagcttcacaag GCAGAACAGTATCAAAAGAAGAATCGGAAGATGCTTgtgattttaatattatttgtcaTCATCATTGTGCTCATTGTTGTCCTCGTTGGCGTGAAGTCTCGATAA
- the STX16 gene encoding syntaxin-16 isoform X5 — MALVSGISLDPEAAIGVTKRSPPKWVDGVDEIQYDVGRIKQKMKELASLHDKHLNRPTLDDSSEEEHAIEITTQEITQLFHRCQRAVQALPSRARACSEQEGRLLGNVVASLAQALQELSTSFRHAQSGYLKRMKNREERSQHFFDTSVPLMEDGDDHTLYHRGFTDDQLVLVEQNTLMVEEREREIRQIVQSISDLNEIFRDLGAMIVEQGTVLDRIDYNVEQSCIKTEDGLKQLHKAEQYQKKNRKMLVILILFVIIIVLIVVLVGVKSR, encoded by the exons ATGGCACTTGTGTCAGGCATCAGCTTAGATCCAGAAGCAGCAATTGGTGTGACAAAACGGTCACCTCCTAAATGGGTGGATGGAGTGGATGAA attcagtatgatgttggccgGATTAAGCAGAAGATGAAAGAATTGGCCAGCCTTCATGACAAGCATTTGAACAGACCCACCCTGGATGACAGCAGTGAAGAGGAACATGCCATTGAGATAACCACCCAAGAGATCACTCAG CTCTTCCACAGGTGCCAGCGTGCCGTGCAGGCCCTGCCGAGCCGGGCCCGGGCCTGCTCCGAGCAGGAGGGGCGGCTGCTTGGGAACGTGGTGGCCTCGCTGGCGCAGGCCCTGCAGGAACTCTCCACCAGCTTCCGGCACGCACAGTCGGGCTACCTCAAAC GCATGAAGAATCGAGAGGAAAGATCCCAGCATTTTTTCGACACATCAGTACCACTAATGGAGGATGGGGATGATCATACTCTTTACCATCGG GGTTTTACAGATGACCAGTTAGTTCTGGTGGAGCAGAACACACTGATGGTGGAAGAGCGGGAACGAGAGATTCGCCAAATTGTACAATCCATTTCTGACCTGAATGAAATATTCAGGGACTTAGGAGCGATGATTGTAGAACAG GGTACGGTCCTTGATAGAATTGACTATAACGTTGAACAGTCCTGTATCAAAACCGAAGATGGCTTGAAAcagcttcacaag GCAGAACAGTATCAAAAGAAGAATCGGAAGATGCTTgtgattttaatattatttgtcaTCATCATTGTGCTCATTGTTGTCCTCGTTGGCGTGAAGTCTCGATAA